In the Harmonia axyridis chromosome 3, icHarAxyr1.1, whole genome shotgun sequence genome, one interval contains:
- the LOC123674961 gene encoding helicase POLQ-like gives MPFNSISNIHNREDKVSKKKAITNIITSTQKKKESSSGQNCLFGSSTVADELGDTLDNITTQAIFFDKIEETPVKKNNEGQLNINFVTPKAKSANNSNLINAVESSLPSQFFDDSHVMGQIENALDSINPSSSNNGSYGKRKIEDDDIMDQETFKIPKLAESSTSNKDSILKKYNRTLSELLNQSDMDVIFDEIENSICHMGSSQGKISSTHENVLEMLCESENQLQDNEEENKSLLDISSSNMSFSSIFKTKLLANASKSVTLQKAETSNLSFVEEVAQFQELGPFYGLPTKVKDLIKLYKGIDDLYDWQDECLNLPAIHKKKNLIYALPTSGGKTLVAEILILRELLCFKKNAIFILPFVAIVQEKVWTLSPFAVALDFLVEEYAGSKGVYPPRKRRRKNSVFIATIEKALGLINSLIETGRLNEIGLIVVDELHLLGEPGRGPTLEALLTKLAIVEAKVQIVGMSATIGNLSDICTFLRAEAYTKNFRPVELTEYVKCDSEIAKINLEADEDNFLSVERKVDFKYAPAIKALDPDQLGGLVMEVVPKGSCLIFCASKKNCENVAKLLSRILFKTLKTHKSVEKEMLINALKAETGTLCETLKFSIPYGIAYHHSGLTTEERRCIEDGFRSGVISVICCTSTLAAGVNLPAKRVILRSPYIGRDFMNLSRYKQMIGRAGRAGLGEKGDSILICASRDLPRVINLLKSPMDKSMSSIHENEGKGLRHLLLSCIALGIANTRSELQAVTKKTLWAVQNANLLEQKKLTDKIIKDLFILGALQTTNPTLNMQRVASDVSLKLETTMNSEENIESQDLNRGKKKHLLIQKNTKLVISKLGIAAIKGGLELSRAHILYEDLVQAQYSLVLLDVLHLLYLVTPYDLSEQIRPDMSSYFTMFQQLPPKELHTAKVLGITESVAVKMMSNQPIKTVSERVLNRFYLTLMLYDLWNEMPIFDAAEKYGVDRGLVQNLMQSSASFSSNVVSFCQELEEFWPFAHLLKGMSMRLSHCCTRELMPLMELPAVKQSRAKQLFNAGYKTLHSIAKANVEDLIRDIEYLNRTVAVQLISAAKMLLLEKVENLREEAEDVLNGVSDGYQNNQFPLSIPR, from the exons ATGCCATTCAATTCTATATCTAACATTCATAATCGCGAGGACAAAGTATCTAAAAAGAAGGCAATAACAAATATAATAACTA GTACccagaagaaaaaagaaagttCAAGTGGACAAAATTGTTTATTTGGTAGCTCTACAGTTGCTGACGAATTGGGAGATACTCTTGATAATATTACTACCCAAGCGATATTCTTTGATAAGATAGAAGAGACtccagtaaaaaaaaataacgaaggGCAACTTAATATTAACTTTGTTACGCCAAAAGCTAAGTCAGctaataattcaaatttgattaaTGCTGTGGAAAGCTCCTTACCTTCTCAATTTTTTGATGACTCCCATGTAATGGGGCAAATAGAAAATGCACTAGATTCCATAAATCCATCTTCATCTAATAATGGTTCATATGGTAAACGTAAAATTGAAGATGATGATATTATGGATCAGGAAACATTTAAAATTCCCAAACTAGCAGAGTCTTCAACATCAAATAAGGACTCtatcttaaaaaaatataataggaCATTATCAGAATTACTGAACCAAAGTGATATGGAtgtaatttttgatgaaatagaGAATTCAATCTGCCATATGGGAAGTTCTCAAGGGAAAATAAGTTCAACACATGAAAATGTATTGGAAATGCTCTGTGAAAGTGAAAATCAACTTCAAGACAATGAAGAGGAAAATAAAagtcttctcgatatttcgagTTCAAACATGAGTTTCAGCAGCATCTTTAAAACCAAGCTGTTAGCTAATGCTTCAAAAAGTGTAACCTTACAGAAAGCTGAAACATCCAATCTCTCTTTTGTTGAAGAAGTTGCACAATTTCAAGAATTAGGCCCTTTTTACGGATTACCAACAAAAGTGAAAGATCTAATCAAACTTTACAAAGGAATAGATGATCTTTATG ATTGGCAAGATGAGTGTTTGAACCTTCCagcaattcataaaaaaaagaatttaatttatgCTTTACCCACAAGTGGGGGTAAGACTTTGGTTGCTGAAATTCTCATTCTGAGAGAATTGCTTTGTTTCAAGAAGAatgcaattttcattttgccttTTGTAGCAATTGTGCAGGAAAAG GTTTGGACATTATCCCCTTTTGCTGTAGCATTAGATTTCTTGGTTGAAGAATATGCAGGCAGTAAGGGTGTTTATCCTCCTAGGAAGAGAAGGAGAAAAAATTCTGTATTTATAGCGACAATAGAAAAAGCTCTTGGATTGATCAATAGTCTTATAGAGACAGGTCGTTTGAATGAGATCGGATTAATAGTTGTAGATGAATTGCATTTGTTAGGTGAACCAGGTAGAGGTCCAACATTAGAAGCTCTTTTGACAAAATTAGCTATTGTTGAAG CAAAAGTACAGATAGTTGGAATGAGTGCTACCATTGGTAACCTGAGTGATATATGCACTTTTTTGAGAGCCGAAGCttacacaaaaaatttcagacCAGTAGAACTCACAGAGTATGTTAAATGTGACTCAGAAATCGCTAAAATCAATCTAGAGGCTGATGAAGACAATTTTCTAAGTGTTGAGCGAAAAGTCGATTTCAAA TATGCACCAGCAATTAAAGCCCTCGATCCTGACCAACTTGGTGGATTAGTCATGGAAGTCGTACCAAAAGGTTCTTGTTTGATTTTTTGTGCATCCAAAAAAAATTGCGAGAATGTCGCTAAATTGCTGTCAAGAATATTGTTTAA GACATTGAAAACTCACAAATCCGTGGAAAAAGAAATGTTAATAAATGCACTGAAAGCAGAAACTGGAACTTTATGTGAAacactgaaattttcgattcCGTATGGTATTGCATATCACCATTCAG GTTTAACAACTGAAGAAAGACGTTGTATTGAAGATGGGTTTAGATCAGGTGTAATATCCGTCATTTGCTGCACTTCAACTTTAGCAGCTGGTGTTAATTTACCAGCAAAAAGG gTTATTCTACGATCTCCATACATTGGAAGAGATTTCATGAACCTCTCTCGGTATAAACAAATGATAGGGAGAGCTGGTAGAGCAGGATTGGGAGAAAAAGGAGATAGTATATTGATATGTGCAAGCAGAGATCTCCCTAGGGTTATAAACTTGTTGAAATCTCCTATGGATAAGTCGATGTCGTCAATACATGAAAATGAAGGTAAAGGTTTGAG ACATTTACTGCTCAGTTGTATAGCTCTAGGAATTGCAAATACAAGATCAGAACTTCAAGCTGTTacaaaaaaaactttatggGCAGTGCAAAACGCAAACCTGCTAGAACAAAAAAAACTTACGGATAAAATTATCAAAGATCTTTTTATCCTAGGCGCCTTACAAACTACAAATCCTACTCTAAATATGCAAAGAGTGGCATCGGATGTATCTTTGAAACTTGAAACTACA atGAATAGCgaggaaaatattgaaagtCAAGATTTAAACAGGGGTAAAAAGAAACACCTACTCATTCAAAAAAACACAAAGTTGGTCATTAGCAAATTGGGAATAGCTGCAATCAAAG GTGGTCTAGAATTGTCGAGGGCACATATTTTGTATGAAGACTTGGTCCAAGCACAATACAGTCTCGTTTTGTTAGATGTTCTACATTTATTGTATTTAGTAACACCATATGACCTAAGCGAACAGATAAGACCAGATATGAGCTCGTACTTCACAATG TTTCAACAGCTACCTCCGAAAGAATTGCACACTGCTAAGGTTTTAGGGATAACAGAGTCAGTGGCTGTTAAAATGATGTCGAATCAACCAATAAAG ACTGTTTCCGAACGTGTTTTAAATAGATTTTATCTGACGTTGATGTTATACGATCTTTGGAATGAAATGCCTATCTTCGATGCTGCAGAAAAGTATGGG GTTGACAGGGGATTAGTTCAAAATCTGATGCAGTCGTCTGCTTCTTTCTCAAGCAACGTTGTGAGTTTCTGTCAAGAGCTTGAGGAATTCTGGCCTTTTGCTCATCTTTTAAAGGGAATGAGTATGAGATTATCTCATTGTTGCACAAGAGAACTGATGCCCCTAATGGAATTGCCAGCTGTGAAACAG aGCCGCGCCAAACAACTGTTCAATGCTGGATATAAAACCTTACATTCTATAGCCAAAGCGAACGTTGAGGATTTAATTAGAgacattgaatatttgaatagaaCAGTTGCCGTGCAATTGATTTCTGCTGCAAAG ATGCTGCTCTTAGAAAAAGTGGAAAACTTAAGAGAAGAAGCTGAGGATGTTCTGAATGGAGTAAGTGATGGTTATCAGAACAATCAATTCCCTTTGAGTATTCCTCGATAA
- the LOC123674962 gene encoding ribosomal RNA-processing protein 8: MGKFAVPKWDSTDVADEMCNKLFKGTNKITMKGKLKNSGKIVKAKLNKAKVEINKKLAQSIENNLVNVKNAVNKKKNKLLKKQNQSKKGTELLETSMNNNINSSKKKLNQKKKKVSKLQNLPNFKHMKNVIETKLSNEDDQQMLFSQDSISESSCVNTENKKNKRKKKKVVDSKTDISKKIESDIAKVKQKKKKLNKKIFSETEDLDVTLESNSGESTAVVENKSSKQKKKKLNKNIFSETEDLDVTLESNSEDTTAIVGNKNRKGNKSLSLRERMLAKLKASRFRYLNEQLYLSPSNEAQNFFKSDPDSFKAYHEGFRQQVDKWPINPVDVIIESIKKMNKTHVIADFGCGDAKIAQEVPQKVHSFDLVATNERVTACDMAKVPLNKESVDVAVFCLSLMGTNLHDYLKEACRVLKIGGILKIAEVESRFDNVDDFIKGVQSFGFKNTQKDLSHNIFYFIDFKKTTNIKKTKGLPTLSLHPCMYKKR, from the exons ATGGGAAAATTCGCTGTTCCCAAATGGGACTCCACAGATGTAGCTGATGAAATGTGCAACAAATTATTTAAG ggaaCAAATAAGATAACGATGAAAGGGAAACTTAAAAACAGTGGTAAAATAGTTAAAGCAAAATTAAACAAAGCTAAAgtagaaatcaataaaaaactagCGCAAAGCATTGAAAACAATTTGGTCAATGTAAAAAATGCTGTtaataagaagaagaataaaCTACTCAAAAAACAGAATCAATCCAAAAAAGGAACAGAATTGCTAGAAACTTCCATGAATAATAACATTAACtctagcaaaaaaaaattgaatcaaaaaaagaaaaaagtatcGAAGTTGCAAAATTTACCAAATTTTAAACATATGAAGAATGTGATAGAGACAAAACTGAGCAATGAAGATGATCAACAAATGCTTTTTTCACAAGATTCAATTTCAGAAAGTAGTTGCGTCAacactgaaaataaaaagaataaacggaaaaagaaaaaagtcgTAGATTCAAAAAcagatatatcaaaaaaaatagAATCAGACATAGCTAAAGtgaaacaaaagaaaaagaagttgaacaaaaaaatttttagtgAAACTGAGGATTTAGATGTTACTTTGGAATCAAATTCAGGAGAAAGCACAGctgttgttgaaaataaaagcagcaaacaaaagaaaaagaagttgaacaaaaacatttttagtGAAACTGAGGATTTAGATGTTACTTTGGAATCAAATTCTGAGGACACCACAGctattgttggaaataaaaacagaaagGGAAACAAGAGCCTGTCTTTGAGAGAAAGAATGTTAGCGAAGCTTAAGGCTTCAAGATTTAGATATTTGAATGAACAGTTGTACCTTTCACCAAGTAATGAagcacaaaattttttcaagagtGATCCTGATTCCTTCAAAGCGTATCACGAGGGTTTCAGACAACAAGTTGACAAATGGCCAATAAATCCTGTTGATGTCATCATCGAGAGCATAAAAAAAAT gAATAAAACTCACGTAATAGCTGACTTTGGGTGCGGAGATGCCAAGATTGCTCAGGAGGTTCCACAAAAAGTTCACTCTTTTGATTTAGTGGCAACTAATGAAAGAGTTACTGCTTGTGATATGGCTAAAGTTCCGTTGAATAAAGAAAGTGTGGATGTTGCTGTATTTTGCCTTTCATTGATGGGGACTAACCTACATGATTACCTGAAAGAAGCTTGTAGAGTCCTTAAAATAGG AGGAATTCTGAAGATTGCCGAAGTTGAAAGCAGATTTGATAATGTTGACGACTTCATCAAAGGTGTTCAAAGTTTTGGATTCAAGAATACACAGAAAGATTTGAGCCATAATATCttctatttcattgatttcaagaaaacaacaaatattaaaaaaaccaaAGGCTTACCAACTCTCAGCTTACATCCATGCATGTACAAAAAAAGATAa
- the LOC123674964 gene encoding mitochondrial import inner membrane translocase subunit TIM50-C-like — MCFRDRLVMNSKWKPILSLIYLRYPKSYSYHVPLPKYKNTNLVTCKSIFYHTHCSQKIVTNLDKNIPKCDTNKKEHSLKSLKYSLLCLGISVVSIGSYLILKYGRPKVDESGNILEDEYTGLPIWQQYIYRCIEAIKALTSFIQQPSREKLLPDPLKPPYHQPSYTLILELTNVLVHPDWTYKTGWRFKKRPGVNYLLENLVGLYEIVIFTAEQGVIVFPLCEALDPKNLISYKLVRDATHFVDGHHVKNLDKLNRDLSKVIVIDCNEESVKFHEDNLLNIGSWNGNDDEVLIDLTSFLATIAQNDVEDVREVLKYYKTFKDPLATFRQKQKDFFAEKHENITINQPKIKRNYFY; from the coding sequence ATGTGTTTTCGTGACAGATTAGTTATGAATTCGAAATGGAAACCAATTTTATCCTTGATCTACTTGAGATATCCAAAATCATATAGTTATCACGTTCCTCTCCCTAAATACAAAAATACCAACTTGGTTACTTGCAAATCCATATTTTATCATACACATTGTTCTCAGAAGATTGTAACTAACTTGGACAAGAATATACCAAAATGTGATACGAATAAAAAGGAACATTCgttgaaatcattgaaatattctttACTTTGCTTGGGAATTAGTGTGGTATCAATTGGATCTTACTTAATCCTGAAATATGGACGCCCAAAAGTAGATGAGAGTGGGAATATTCTTGAGGATGAGTATACTGGACTTCCAATTTGGCAACAATACATTTATCGTTGTATTGAGGCTATAAAAGCCTTAACCTCATTTATTCAACAACCGtctcgtgaaaaattattgCCAGATCCCTTGAAACCTCCTTACCATCAGCCTTCATATACTCTAATATTGGAGTTAACCAATGTTCTCGTACACCCAGACTGGACTTATAAAACAGGTTGGAGATTCAAAAAACGCCCCGGAGTTAATTATCTTTTAGAAAATTTGGTCGGATTATATGAAATAGTAATCTTTACCGCTGAACAAGGCGTTATTGTGTTTCCACTTTGTGAAGCCTTAGACCCAAAAAATTTGATCTCATATAAACTGGTCAGAGATGCTACTCATTTTGTAGATGGTCATCATGTGAAGAATTTAGATAAACTCAATAGAGATCTGAGTAAAGTTATTGTGATTGACTGCAATGAGGAATCCGTCAAATTTCATGAAGACAATCTGTTGAATATTGGATCATGGAATGGCAATGATGATGAAGTATTGATTGATTTAACATCATTCCTTGCAACAATTGCCCAAAATGATGTTGAGGATGTGCGGGAGGTTCTCAAATATTACAAGACCTTCAAGGATCCATTGGCTACTTTTAGGCAAAAGCAGAAGGATTTTTTCGCAGAAAAACACGAAAACATAACGATCAATCAaccaaaaattaaaagaaactaCTTTTATtag
- the LOC123674963 gene encoding uncharacterized protein LOC123674963 has translation MLRFFKLDQEVRENKRVEFEDNLTKHDNFSFSMETANEIFTTKQYGNKQIRYPVDDLPKYEIRTDANLFSASAPGPSHSRNFENGANELIFFENQNNEAFRKRMFSATLNGNEDYNGQFAEMSSNRCQYISPPRKKRRRKNHLEDFVINFSDANNLRAETLEIPEEVLGEIYIKASLSDSLQQGADARVDEVMKAAKSLFSKRTRTLYHWMHPNAPKQQIKAAVSESWDSLGTQEKQFYISQVLGRFGFPECNLMINPQLGGIKELPVVPDVTEFNDISANELRNAISSITIDGNSVFITEPSYGSLGRKKRLGRPIGSKNKKSACGESLKGPINQDFQDDPELSEELQQFAMNLSIP, from the exons atgttgCGATTTTTCAAACTCGATCAAGAAGTCCGAGAAAACAAGCGCGTCGAATTTGAAGATAATTTGACAAAACACGATAATTTTTCCTTCTCAATGGAAACggcaaatgaaattttcactacCAAGCAATACGGAAATAAACAG ATACGTTACCCCGTTGACGATTTGCCAAAATATGAAATTCGAACGGACGCAAACCTTTTTTCTGCTTCTGCTCCTGGCCCAAGCCACTCCAGAAACTTCGAGAATGGGGCCAACGAGctgatttttttcgagaaccAGAATAATGAGGCATTCAGGAAGAGAATG ttttccgCTACTTTAAATGGAAATGAAGATTACAACGGTCAATTCGCTGAGATGAGCTCAAATAGGTGCCAGTATATCTCGCCACCAAGAAAGAAGAGAAGGAGGAAGAACCATTTGGAAGATTTTGTCATTAATTTTTCAGATGCAAATAACCTAAGAGCTGAGACGCTTGAGATTCCAGAAGAG GTCCTGGGTGAAATTTACATCAAGGCCTCATTGTCCGATAGCCTTCAGCAGGGAGCAGACGCAAGAGTCGATGAGGTTATGAAAGCGGCCAAATCCTTGTTTTCCAAAAGGACGAGGACTCTTTACCATTGGATGCATCCCAATGCACCCAAACAGCAGATCAAGGCTGCAGTTTCAGAATCCTGGGACTCTTTGGGTACCCAGGAGAAGCAGTTTTACATTTCGCAA gTTCTTGGGCGCTTTGGGTTCCCGGAATGCAACCTGATGATAAATCCTCAACTTGGTGGCATCAAAGAATTACCGGTAGTGCCAGACGTTACAGAATTCAATGATATATCGGCGAACGAGCTTCGCAACGCGATCTCTAGCATTACCATAGATGGAAACAGCGTTTTCATTACGGAACCCTCGTACGGAAGTTTAGGTAGGAAAAAACGCTTGGGCAGGCCAATAGGTAGCAAGAACAAGAAGAGCGCGTGTGGGGAAAGTCTTAAGGGTCccataaatcaggattttcaagaCGATCCAGAGCTGAGCGAAGAATTACAGCAATTCGCTATGAATTTAAGTATACCGTGA
- the LOC123676250 gene encoding protein obstructor-E-like, protein MQSELFFIVLAIAGGSLAQQLKGNQEDPCKLKSKVVGDETYCDRYWECVDGQPELYDCPNGLVFAGKHRGVTEGCDYPWRSNYCDNKQQANPPIGTEHCDWLYGIFGHETSCTRYWTCWNGTATEQLCIGGLLYNEKSHSCDWPDNVEGCQKHPLCNEDPNGNVALGKSCNRYWQCQGGYPRLQRCPAMLVFDRRSLRCVVPPTEDCDIPSTIPPPPPEEEGDENIPQNNPKFANLPPGAIAVPSKSRN, encoded by the exons ATGCAgagtgaattattttttatcgtattaGCTATAGCAG GCGGGTCATTGGCTCAGCAATTGAAGGGCAACCAAGAAGATCCCTGCAAGCTGAAATCGAAAGTTGTAGGAGATGAAACTTACTGCGACCGATATTGGGAATGTGTCGATGGTCAACCTGAGCTCTATGACTGCCCTAATGGGTTGGTCTTTGCTGGTAAACATAGAGGAGTGACTGAAGGATGTGATTACCCTTGGAGATCGAACTACTGCGATAACAAGCAACAAGCAA ATCCTCCAATCGGAACAGAGCATTGTGACTGGCTGTATGGAATATTTGGACATGAAACATCCTGCACAAGATATTGGACATGCTGGAACGGTACTGCTACTGAACAGCTCTGCATCGGTGGATTGCTCTACAATGAAAAATCACATTCCTGCGACTGGCCTGATAATGTTGAGGGATGCCAAAAACATC CTCTATGTAACGAAGACCCCAATGGAAACGTAGCCTTAGGAAAATCTTGCAACAGGTACTGGCAATGCCAAGGAGGCTACCCACGACTACAAAGGTGCCCAGCTATGTTGGTATTCGATCGCAGATCTCTAAGATGCGTTGTACCTCCCACAGAGGACTGTGATATCCCTAGTACCATCCCTCCACCACCACCAGAAGAAGAAGGTGATGAGAACATCCCCCAAAACAACCCCAAGTTCGCCAATTTACCACCAGGTGCTATAGCAGTTCCTAGCAAGTCAAGAAACTGA
- the LOC123674831 gene encoding protein crooked neck — protein MESKPQKMPKVAKVKNKAPADIQITAEQLLREAKERDLEILPPPPKQKISDPQELADYQLRRRKQFEDNIRKNRTVIPNWLKYAQWEESQKEIQRARSIYERALDVDYRNITIWLKYAEMEMRNRQINHARNLWDRAVTILPRVNQLWYKYTYMEEMLENVPGARAVFERWMEWQPDEQAWQTYINFELRYKEIDRARQIYEKFVITHPEVKHWIKFARFEENHGFINSARKIFERAVEFYGDDYMEEKLFMAFAKFEENQKEHERARVIYKYALDRIPKEDTKELSKAYIIHEKKYGDRSGIEDVIVSKRKFQYEQEIEQNPLNYDAWYDYIKIIESEENIELIRETYEKAIANVPLSKEKQYWRRYIYLWIKYAIFEELKCEDYDRTRQVYKVCLDVIPHKLFTFAKIWLMFAKFEIRQKNLSASRKILGTSIGKCPKDKLFRGYIDLELQLREFDRCRTLYQKFLEFGPENCITWIKFAELETLLGDIDRARAIYEIAIQQPRLDMPELLWKNYIDFEISQDETENARLLYEKLLEKTSHVKVWLSYSKFELNNETEDDLNIILTREVYNRANESLKQCEEKESRVILLEKWKEFENAYGTDETRDKINSKLPRKIKRRRKVINEDGTEEGWEEIVDYIFPEDENNRPNLKLLAMAKNWKKKIEEINNKEDTELPIVENNVN, from the exons ATGGAGAGTAAACCGCAAAAAATGCCAAAAGTGGCAAAg gtTAAAAACAAAGCTCCCGCAGATATTCAAATTACTGCCGAGCAACTTCTTCGAGAAGCCAAGGAGAGGGATTTAGAAATATTACCACCTCCtcctaaacaaaaaatttcagatcCCCAAGAACTCGCAGACTATCAGCTACGAAGAAGAAAGCAGTTTGAGGATAACATCAGGAAGAATAGAACGGTTATTCCTAATTGGTTGAAATACGCTCAATGGGAAGAATCTCAAAAGGAAATACAACGAGCAAGATCTATTTATGAACGTGCACTTGACGTTGATTATAGAAATATTACAATATGGCTAAAATATGCAGAAATGGAAATGAGAAATCGTCAAATAAATCATGCACGAAATCTTTGGGACCGTGCAGTAACGATATTACCTAGAGTAAACCAGCTTTGGTATAAATATACCTATATGGAagaaatgttggaaaatgttCCAGGTGCACGTGCTGTTTTTGAGAGATGGATGGAATGGCAACCCGATGAACAAGCATGGCAAACCtatatcaattttgaattgagaTATAAAGAAATAGATCGAGCAAGACAGATCTATGAAAAATTCGTTATCACACATCCAGAAGTCAAGCATTGGATCAAGTTTGCTAGGTTTGAAGAAAACCATGGATTTATAAATTCAGCAAGAAAGATTTTTGAAAGAGCTGTGGAATTTTATGGAGATGATtatatggaagaaaaattattcatggCCTTTgccaaatttgaagaaaatcaaaAGGAACATGAAAGAGCAAGAGTTATATATAAGTATGCCTTAGATCGTATTCCAAAAGAAGACACAAAGGAACTCTCCAAGGCCTATAtaatacatgaaaaaaaatatggtgATAGGAGTGGTATCGAAGATGTGATAGTGtctaaaagaaaatttcaatatgaacaAGAAATTGAACAGAACCCCCTTAACTATGATGCGTGGTACGATTACATAAAGATTATTGAAAGTGAAGAAAACATAGAATTGATCAGAGAAACTTATGAAAAAGCAATCGCTAATGTGCCACTTTCAAAGGAGAAACAATATTGGAGGCGTTACATTTACCTTTGGATTAAATATGCCATTTTTGAAGAACTCAAATGTGAAGACTACGATAGAACCAGACAAGTTTACAAAGTGTGTCTGGATGTAATTCCCCATAAACTTTTCACATTTGCTAAGATATGGTTGATGTTTGCAAAGTTTGAAAttcgtcaaaaaaatttatCGGCCAGTAGAAAAATATTAG GTACGTCAATTGGAAAGTGTCCTAAAGATAAGCTGTTTAGGGGATACATTGATTTGGAACTTCAACTAAGAGAGTTTGATAGGTGCCGTACTTTATATCAAAAATTCCTGGAGTTTGGCCCAGAGAATTGCATAACTTGGATTAAGTTTGCTGAATTGGAGACTCTTTTGGGTGACATAGACAGGGCTAGGGCTATCTATGAAATAGCCATTCAGCAGCCAAGGCTCGATATGCCAGAATTATTGTGGAAAAATTACATAG atttcgaaatatctcaagaTGAAACAGAAAATGCACGACTCCTGTATGAAAAACTGCTTGAAAAGACATCTCATGTGAAAGTTTGGCTGTCTTACTCTAAATTCGAACTTAATAACGAAACTGAAGACGacttgaatattattttgaCTAGGGAAGTCTACAACAGggcgaatgaaagtttgaaacaaTGTGAAGAAAAGGAATCAAGAGTTATACTTCTGGAGAAGTGGAAAGAATTCGAAAATGCTTATGGTACCGATGAAACTAGAGATAAAATTAATAGTAAATTACCTAGGAAGATAAAGAGAAGAAGGAAAGTTATCAATGAAGATGGAACTGAAGA